The Candidatus Zixiibacteriota bacterium genome segment AGCCCTGACTCCCGGCGCAGCCGAACGGTAATGCCGTCTCGCCCGGCACGGCCGCGCCGATCAACTCTGCGTTCGTATGGTCCTAATCTGCGGCGAGCGGGGACTGCCTGTCAAGGACATTTGCGATGGCGGGGCGCTCCGGCAGGTGTTCCGGTCGGGAGGGAGGCGGGACCGTCCGGGGTCGCAGCCCGCCGATTCTCTCCTTCTCCGCTGCTTCGCCGGGCGCCCGGACCCGGCTCAGGCTCCTTCGAGGTGTCCTTTGCCGAGGAAATTGACCACCTGCGGCATGATTTCCCGCCCGAGCATGAAACCCAGTCCCCCTTGGGCGCAGGCCCGTTCGCCGAAGGCCGCGACGCCGTCGACCCGGACGTTGTTTCCGCGAAACATGATCGGCACCGGGTCCGCCGCGTGGGCCTTCATCTCGCACGGCGTGGTGTGGTCGGCCGTCGCCACCAGCAGCACGTCCTCCGGCAGGCCCTCCGCGAGGATCTTCGCCGCCGCGTCGATCTTCTCGACAAAATCTTTCTTCCCCGGCGCGTTGCCGTCCTCGCCGAGCGAATCGGCCGCCTTCACGTGCACGAACACGAAATCATACTCGGCGAGCTTGGCCAGGACCGCGCGAAACTTGGCCGCGATATCCGTGTCCGGCAGCCCGGTCGCCCCCGGCACCTCGACGACATCCATCCCGACAAACGACCCGACACCCTTGTACAGCCCGCCGCCGGCGATCGCGCAGGCTTTAAGACCGTAACGTTCGGAGAAACTCGGGGCGTGGATGTGCTGCCCCGCGCCGCGCACGAGGAGGATGTTGGCCGGGAGCTTCCCCTCCTTCGCGCGCTGCCGGTTGAGGTCCAGTCCGCCGAGCGCCTCGTACGATTTACGGAGGAACCTGTTGAGCACCTCGGCCGTCCGCCGGGCCTCCGGGCTGGCGTCGGTTGCGGTCACCGTGCGCACCGGCTCGCCCGGCCCGTGCGGGTCGGCGTCGATAATCTTATCCGACAGCCCCTCGCCCCGCATGATCACTCCGGCCCGGTGGCCTGTTCCCGGATGCACCAGGAACTTCACGCCGTCGATCTCAATCCCGTCGATCGCCGCGCACAGCGGCGCCACGTGGTTGATCCGTCCGGCGCGGCGATCCACGATATTCCAGTCCTTGTCGACCGTCGCAAAATTCCCCCGCAGCGCCACGTCTCCCCCCTGGAGTTTCATGCCCAGCCCGCACACCTCGATCGGCCCCCGCCCGGCATAGTACTTCTCGATCGGGTAACCGAAAATCTCCAGGTGCGCCACGTCCGATCCCGGCACCCGCCCGCGCCCGAGCGTGTGGACCATCCCGCACACCGACTCTTTCGCCAGCCGGTCCAGGTGCGGCGTCCGGGCCGCCTCCAGAGGGCTCTTGTATCCGAACTCCTTAATGGGACGATCCGCCAGACCGTCGCACACGAGCAGCACCACTCTCTTGACCATCTTCCTGATATCTCCGTCTCACGTCGCTGTCTCAGAACTGATCCTGTGTTTCCGTCATGGCTCAGCCGCCCGGAAGCGATCCTTTCCCGCGCCCTGCCCCCGGCCCTGCGATGCGGTCGCTCGGCGCGGAGCCGCAGGGAGCTTAATCAGTCAGTGAGCCTCACCTTCCCCTCCCCCTTTCGGATCTCCCCGATCCGGTAGGCTTTCTCTCCCAACCGCTCGATCGTGCGTACGACTTGGTCCGCCTGCTCCGCCTCCACCACGACGACGAACCCGATCCCCATATTGAAGGCCGAGTACATGTCCTCCCGGTCGAGGTCGCCTGCTCTGCCCAGCCAGTCGAACACCGGCGGCACCGGCCAGGAACCTTTCCGCACCCAGGCATCGCAGTCTTTCGGCAGGACGCGGTTGAGATTCCCCGGCAGGCCGCCCCCGGTGATGTGGGCCATGCCGTGAATAGGGAACTGGGGCAGCAGCGGGTGCACGACCGGCGCGTACGATTTGTGCACGGCCAGGAGCGCTTCCGCCACGGTGGTCCCCAGCTCCTCGATCCGGTCGCCCGGGCGGCGCCCGGCGATCTCAAACGCCGCCTTGCGGGCGAGGCTGAACCCGTTGGTGTGCAGGCCGCTCGAGGGGAGCCCGAGACAAACCATCCCCGGCCGAATGGAGGCGCCGTTGATGATCCTCGCCTCCTCGACGGCGCCGACGATGAACCCGGCGAGGTCGTACTCCCCCGGCGCGTAGAAATCCGGCAGCTCCGCCGTTTCCCCGCCGATCAGCGCCGCCCCGGCGTTGCGGCAGCCCCGCGCCAGGCCGGCCACGATATCGGCAACCACGTGCGGCTCGAGACGCGCCACGGCGATGTAGTCGAGAAAGAACAGCGCCCGCGCCCCATGGACGAGGATATCGTTGACGCAGTGATTGACCAGATCCTCGCCGACCGTGTCATGTTTCCCGGTCATGAACGCGAGTTTCAGCTTGGTCCCCACGCCGTCGGCCGACGCGACCAGCACCGGCGCGGTCATTCCCTGGAAGTCGGGGCGGAAGAATCCCCCGAATGCGCCGATTTCGCTCAGCACCTGTGCGTTGAACGTCCCGCGCGCCAGCGCCTTGATCCGCGCCACCGCTTCGTCCCCGGCCGCAATGTCCACGCCCGCGTCCGCGTAGGTCAGTTTTTTCTTGGGTGTCTTCGCTGTCATGGCGCTATATACGGAAGGGGTATGCAAATGTCAACGTCCGCCGGATGTCCCGGATGGACCTCCTTGGAGACCCGACCGTGGCCGATCATCCTTACTCTCTCCCGCATCTCTACGATGTCGCTTTCAGTTTTCGCGACTATGCCCGCGCAGTCGATTTTCTGCTGGCGGCGGCCCGCCGCGCGAGCGGGCGCGATCCCGCTTCCGTTGTCGAACTCGGCTGCGGTCCCGGCCAGTACTGCCGCGAATTCGCCCGTCGCGGCCTCCCGGCCTTCGGCGTCGACCGCGCGCCGGAGATGGCTGCCTACGCCGCCCGCCTGGCGGCCGGGGAGAACCTCCCGTGCGCCATCCTCGAGGCCGACATACGCCGCTTCACCCTCCCCCATCCCGTTGACCTGGCCTGCTGCATGATGGCCACCTTCCACCTGCTCCTGACCGACGACGACGTGGCCGCCCACCTGGACGCGGTGGCCGACAACCTCAACCCGGGCGGCATCTACATAATCGAGTTGAGCCACCCGCGCGACTTTCTCACTCGGCAGCGAAG includes the following:
- the apgM gene encoding 2,3-bisphosphoglycerate-independent phosphoglycerate mutase, with the translated sequence MVKRVVLLVCDGLADRPIKEFGYKSPLEAARTPHLDRLAKESVCGMVHTLGRGRVPGSDVAHLEIFGYPIEKYYAGRGPIEVCGLGMKLQGGDVALRGNFATVDKDWNIVDRRAGRINHVAPLCAAIDGIEIDGVKFLVHPGTGHRAGVIMRGEGLSDKIIDADPHGPGEPVRTVTATDASPEARRTAEVLNRFLRKSYEALGGLDLNRQRAKEGKLPANILLVRGAGQHIHAPSFSERYGLKACAIAGGGLYKGVGSFVGMDVVEVPGATGLPDTDIAAKFRAVLAKLAEYDFVFVHVKAADSLGEDGNAPGKKDFVEKIDAAAKILAEGLPEDVLLVATADHTTPCEMKAHAADPVPIMFRGNNVRVDGVAAFGERACAQGGLGFMLGREIMPQVVNFLGKGHLEGA
- a CDS encoding class I SAM-dependent methyltransferase; amino-acid sequence: MDLLGDPTVADHPYSLPHLYDVAFSFRDYARAVDFLLAAARRASGRDPASVVELGCGPGQYCREFARRGLPAFGVDRAPEMAAYAARLAAGENLPCAILEADIRRFTLPHPVDLACCMMATFHLLLTDDDVAAHLDAVADNLNPGGIYIIELSHPRDFLTRQRSTRNLWTVDRDGLSVTVDWGSDAVTDPLSEITTGTVSYAVSGPSGAARHESREQWREISAGLIRALIRLSGRFAIVAWYGDLDTGVPFDAGDRAWRMILVLRLC
- a CDS encoding phosphoribosylformylglycinamidine cyclo-ligase, with product MTAKTPKKKLTYADAGVDIAAGDEAVARIKALARGTFNAQVLSEIGAFGGFFRPDFQGMTAPVLVASADGVGTKLKLAFMTGKHDTVGEDLVNHCVNDILVHGARALFFLDYIAVARLEPHVVADIVAGLARGCRNAGAALIGGETAELPDFYAPGEYDLAGFIVGAVEEARIINGASIRPGMVCLGLPSSGLHTNGFSLARKAAFEIAGRRPGDRIEELGTTVAEALLAVHKSYAPVVHPLLPQFPIHGMAHITGGGLPGNLNRVLPKDCDAWVRKGSWPVPPVFDWLGRAGDLDREDMYSAFNMGIGFVVVVEAEQADQVVRTIERLGEKAYRIGEIRKGEGKVRLTD